In Candidatus Melainabacteria bacterium, a single genomic region encodes these proteins:
- the folK gene encoding 2-amino-4-hydroxy-6-hydroxymethyldihydropteridine diphosphokinase → MKQIAFLGIGTNKGDREKNILIALKLLSNNKEIKILKVSKMLKNPPQEGVKSGYFLNGAIKLLTSLTPFELLRLCKKIERRLGRKDTARRQRKKSRIIDLDILFYGNKIIKTNELTIPHPMIHKRYFVLIPLMEIEKDFKHPILNKTIEELYYFTPTSIKNWASAV, encoded by the coding sequence ATGAAACAAATTGCTTTTTTAGGTATTGGCACTAACAAAGGTGATAGAGAAAAAAATATTTTAATTGCTTTAAAACTTTTATCAAACAATAAAGAAATTAAAATACTTAAAGTTTCAAAGATGTTAAAAAATCCTCCACAAGAAGGAGTTAAGAGTGGTTACTTTTTAAATGGGGCAATCAAGCTTTTAACATCACTTACTCCTTTTGAACTTCTTAGACTTTGTAAGAAGATTGAAAGAAGACTTGGAAGGAAGGATACGGCGAGACGGCAAAGAAAAAAGTCACGAATAATTGATCTGGATATTTTATTTTATGGAAATAAAATTATTAAAACAAATGAATTAACTATTCCACATCCAATGATTCATAAAAGATATTTTGTTCTAATTCCGCTTATGGAGATAGAAAAAGATTTTAAACATCCTATACTTAATAAAACCATTGAAGAACTGTACTATTTCACTCCAACAAGCATTAAAAACTGGGCAAGCGCAGTATGA